Genomic segment of Candidatus Protochlamydia amoebophila UWE25:
GATGCACATTTGCGCTTGGTAGAATTCAAAGAGCTTATGGGTATTTTGGTGAAAAGAAATTGTTTTGCGCAGCGTATTACTAGGGGAAGTTGAGGAATACTCCTCCCTTTTTTGCATTTGAGCCAATCCATCGGATGTGTTAATAAGATCAGTGACAACAGCTGGGTTGCCGCCAGAATCGATATGGAAACCAGAGCGGTGTTTAGCCCCGATGCAAGTAAAAACGGGTAATCCTTGCGCTGGATCTTCTCCCAAGGCTATTATTTGTAGTTCTAACAGGTGAGCTAATTTCACAAAGTAAGGTTGATACTCAATTGCTTCAATGAGAATGCACCATTCCAAGTCTGAATAGGGGCAGACCTCTTCTTTGGCTAGGGAACCCATAGCCCGTAAATCATACAAGCAAGGAGGATCTCCTAAAATGGCAATGGCATCCTCGACTAAAGCGTGCAGAAAAGAGAGCAAGTCTGTCGAAACTTCTCTTTGCAAAGCACGCACCTCTTCAATCGTAAATTGTTGCGGATTGATTGCCTGATAGTGCTTATGAAAAATTTTGCGAAAATTATTCAATTTTTCTTGATATCTAGCTGTGATAAAACAATTAGTGTGAGAAGGGATATTCCTTAAGTAAGGGAGCATCATTTTATCCAGCCTACCCAAACCACTTGCCTGTATCCGCTCTAGCCCCCATGTTTTTACCGTATACAAGGCAACGGCATCCACTTGTTTATAGAATAATTTAATCAAAGCATGCTTTTCACTTGGGCAGCAAATCGGTTCAAAGCGTATTTTGAGATTGTTGACCAGTCGTACAACTTGTTCACTATCATTTTTTCCCACCGCTTGTTCTAAGCGCTCTTTAAAAATGCCAAGGGATGTTGAAGCGGCTTTGAACAGTCGCGATGTTAAACGCTGAAGATCTGGGGAAGCTACCGAGATGTTTTGAGCTTTTCCTACGTAGTGAAGGGCATTAATAAAAAAAGTTTGTTGTTTATTCTCTTGCCACTCTTGTTTTCCTTTTTTATAATTCCATTTGGCTAGTGCAATAGCTAGCATTTGTTGGTTTTCTGCAAAACAAGGATCAGCTGTCAAATTAAGTAGTAGAATTACAATTTTTTCTATCTCTTGAGGAGCCTCTATCAGAGGAATGAGCGTGAACAGATAATCAAAAATTTTTTCAAGCACCTCTTTTTCTACCTGAGATGGCAAATAAGCCATGAAAACATTTAAATCTTTGACAGCTTGAGAATATTTTTTCTTTGTGATAGCTATCGCAATTGCATCAAGCCTATCTAAATACCGGAAATTCGATGGTTGATCACTAAAAGTTGCTATTGAGATAGGATGAGTGCTTTGCATGACTTGGCTATCCTTTGGTACAAAAAATTCACGTTAAAAAAATACTAGCAAAAAAAATACCCCTAATCAATTTAAATTTGAAAAATTTATTATGGAGTTTTAACCGATGAAGAGAGAAATTTAGGTTGCTAAAGTTTGGTTCAAGTGTTGAAGCTTTGAATCTAGCGCACTAAGAGGTCAATCCAAAATCCTAACCAAGCTAAGAGGTGAAATTCTAACTTATTCGATGTAAGTCTTCACTATTTGTCTCTTATCTTTAATAACAGATATGCTTTCGAAAGCTATGTTTGATTCGCTTCTATTTGACTAATGAGAAAAATTTTATCATAGATTCTGCCTTGTTCTAATTTAATTCTTTTATTAACTGCTCTCATGCTAATTTCATGGAGTAAAGGTCAGGATGATATAGAGAGTTATGTTAACATGAAAAGCTTTACCGTATTTCATCAGTTTCTTGATATAGTGCTTTAAAATTGAATTTTCTATGATGTAATGAAACTAGAATTTTCCTCTTTTTAATGAAAGAGTCGCGCATAATCAGAAAGCAAGAAAGCTAGAATTGAATTTCATATATATTTTCCTTTCATATACCTCTTGAATATAATGCTTGCAAAGGAATATGTCCAATTAAACAGTATTTTAATATGCTTATGCTCAACAATCTTCTTAAGCCGACTAATCACAAATTGCAATTGAAAACCAATGAAAAGTCTTCATTGAGATCAATCAACTTTCTAGTTATTTGTCTTGATGTTTTAAGAAATTGCTAATTTTTTCTTTCGAAAATAATCCTTGAGCCACTTTACAAACCATTTCCTCGAATTCACGCATGTCGTATTTTATTTTACAATCATTTTGGCTCAAAAAAATTAAAGTCGCAGCAGCACCTGTTCTCTTATTCCCATCTAAGAAAGCATGATTACAAACAATGTGAAAAAGATATGCAGAAGCTTTGTCAAATGTTGATTCATGTAGATACTCACCAAACATTGTAGTCTTTGGCATTTCTATAGCAGATACAAGAAGTCCCATATCTCTAATACCATGTAGACCTCCGTATTCAGAAACGAGATGATCATGAATCAAAATCACCTCTTCAACAGATAAAAAAATCATCGATCAGACAATCTCTTGAAAAGTTCAGCATATTCATTAAAAACATATTTCTTAGCTTCTTCAAATTTGCTGTTTACTGGTTTTACCGATTGAATAGTAACACCTGTATTTGAATCTACAACTATTTGAAACAAACAATTTTCGTCAAGCCCTGCAGCTTGTAAAATTGATTTGTCAATGACAATGGCTTTACTATTTCCATGTTGAACTAAATGTTTAACTTGCATAATACACCTCTCGTATAAATCAATATTACTATATTATAAATTTAAAGTATATACAAGTGTTATAACGGAATCTTTTTTTATTACGTTATAGGTAAATATAAACGAATTGAAAAGGTCACCAAAAATCTTTTTGTGTTAGACAAAAAATCACAAAAAATTTTGTTCGCGCATCTTTTATTTTTGAATATGGATTTTCACTGCATATTCTTGAGAAATGACTCGATCATAAACAACATCAATTCTTTTATGTGAAATTGATTACAAAGACCGATATTCAATTTTTGTCTCGCAATCAGGCTTTTTTTGTACGCTTACCCAATAATTGCCCGATTGTGCGTCTTAATGTACCAATTATACTATGATAATTTTAATAATTTGTTGCTTAAATTATTTAAACGAGGATCTCCGCTTTTAAATCTTAAGGCATAAGACTTGGCGTAAACACCAGGACAAACCTGAGCTGAAATCATACATTTTTCTTTAAACTGGCTTTTTTCTTTAGGTGATGTCTCTTTTTCGGTAGGTTGCGTTTTGGATTTCATATTTTATCTCTTGTATGTTCCCTTCATATTACTAAGGAGAAGCAAAAAAGTAAATATTCACTATTTCTGCTCGTTTGCATAATAAGCGGGATAGAGAGTAGTTACTTATGGTTTATGAGGTTCTTTCTTTCTGTTTTGTTCTGCGCATTCCATTAAAGCATCTGCACAATAAGTAACCCCCCTGTTCCAACTACATTAACTTTACCTGAAATTGGTAAAAGGATCAATTTCTCCTTATATTTTAGGGCGGTGGTGAAGTCCTTTTAGATTAATTCTTGTTTTGATTTTGTTCGTTCTTCTCGTTTTCTTCCATCCGTGTGACCGTACCATCAACACAAAGACCGACACCTGTTGCTATTAAAAACTTAGATGCCCCTTGTGCTATAGGATAGGGAATAAAACTAAGGAAATAACCGCATAAAGAAGCCGTGATACCTATATAAACGCGTATAGGAACCTTAATTTCTTTATTGTCTTCTTTGTCATGATGACCTTTAACCGATTTAGCTAAACAAAGAGCATCGAAATGTAAGTCGCATTCCTCTTGGTTAAAATCAATGCCATACATATTACAGTCATATAAAAACATGGTCTTGTGAGAATTTTTTTTATCTTTCTTTTTCAAATCTTTTTTAATTTGCTTAATTTCGCCCTTTTTGAATTGTGCACCTTGCTTTTTAGCTTCTCTTTCGATTGCGTCAATTTGAGCATCCATATCAATTTTTTTTCCTGTATAGCCTTCTATTTCAGTTTTGATATCAAACATCACTTCCATTAACTTGCCATGTTCTAGCTTATCAATATAGCGTTTAGCTTTTTCATAAAGCTTTTCAATCCTAGCGATAAACGCAATATCATTTAGGTTAACATTGACGCCTTTTGCTTGAACTTCATAAGCATAACAAGGCATTGCTAACGTAGAACCCAGAATAGCCCCCGCAACAGTGCATAAAGTGAAATTGTGAAGCAGCCCAATAAAACGAATATTTCCCATTGTATTAATCTCATTGTTCTTTTGTTTCTTTCTTGTTTACATAACTCATAAATTTTAAAGCTTTGGCATCTAATTACCCATGCCATAAACCAAAGTAAAACCAGAAGCTCAACGCCTAAAGCAACATACCACATAAAAATCCTTTACTTACTTTATCCATTCGTTACCCTCACCTTCTCATGTTCATTGATATAATAGTCATTTGTTTTATAGCTTAAATAGCCTAGCCCATCGAAAAAATCGGGCTTGATCCTGTTTACTAAATGTTTGACGGCGCTATCAATTAATATATTTGTGAGAGCATGGCCTAACTCATGATATTTAGCTAGAAAGTTTATAAAAACTCTATTCATTATAGCAGCTTAACTCAACAGAAAAAGAGAAAAATAAAAGAAACTATTTCTCAGAAAGATTGAAGTTCACTTATCTCAAATTATCCAATCAAAGTTGTTTGTTCATCGTTAAATTTTAGTGAAGCAATGCATGTTGCAGAACACCTTTTTTATGATGATATACAAGATGATGAGAAGCAACAATATGGGTTAAATATTACGTTTAAAATAAAATATCACTTTAAAAAACAGCGGGATAGCAACTGGGAAAATGACGTTATCCTAGGAGATCTTTGCGAAATGCTTTGACTTTATGATGAACGATATCTTTGCTATAAAAGAGTTTATGATAATTTAAAAGAACATCCAACCGAATTACTATTACTTCTATCAAACTGTAATAGAGCTCCCGGTATTCCGTACAGATGAGGAGTCTGAATTCTATTTAAGGTAAGCGGTGACATTGCCCCATAATTAGGTCCATTTTAAAATAGAAAATTCTACTACCTATGCATTAATTGTTTTTAGCTCATAAGTCTTTCTAAATTCTTTCGGAGAAAGACCATCTAGCGCGCTATGAGGACGCCATTTATTATAGTCTTCTCTCCATTTTTTTGCTAAGTTTTGTGCTTCTTGCAAACTTATAGATTTTAAAAAGTTTTTCTATAAACTTGTGGACGGTAAATACCTTTGTCTACAATTTCAAGTAACCGTAAGGCTACATGGCTTGGAACACGTTGTCCTGATTCCCATGACTGAATAGTTCTTGGACTAACGTTTAAGATCTTAGCAAAAACAACTTGAGAATAGTGGCATTTTTTTCTAATCCTTTTAATATCTTGGGCTTTGTAATCGGCTGGAGCATCGGGTATTTCAATTATTTCTGATTTGAGGGTAATTTTGCCTTGAGCATAAGCAAAAGCTTCTTCTAAACCTTCTTTTAACTCTTTAAAAAATTTACTCATAAACAACCTTTTTAATATTTTCTATGCTTCGCATCTCTAGCTCTTTAGACGTTAATGATCCTAAAATTTGCCATTATAGTTCAAATCTTCTTGCAGCTCCTATCTTACTAAAAAAGAGAATAATTTTATTAAGTCGATTTTTTAGAGATCACACTATTTGATATGACTCGGTAGAATTTTATTCTAATAATCTTAAACATTTTTGTAAGGATATTAAAACCCTAAATTATTTTAGATTTTTCTGCAAAAAGCTATTTTGAATGAAACTAATCATTAATTAAATGAATTAAATTTTCAAACGAATTAGATAAGTATATTGAAATAGCCTTATCTATTTTGCAATAACAAATTTAAATACAGATTCCTTTTGATTAAAATTGCGGTGATATTTATTCGTATAGTATTTTATTAATAAATAATGTATCATTTAAAAATGATTCAACTAATTCGGGTGGTAATTTTGAATATTCAGAATATAAGATCTAATCTTAGTCATTTCATTGTCAATACAGACACTCATTTTTACATTCGATCAAACGATCATTTAAAATTTTCTGAACGAATTGTTTTATTGTGCAAAACAATTTTTCAGTGTTTCCTCAACTTATTCTTTAATTATCTCAAAAAAGACCAGCTTCAATCTCAGTGGAGGGAAGTTTTTTGGGGACAAAAAGAATTCGTCATTTCTAATCTTGCCCCAACTCAATCAGAATCTGGGACGTTTCTCTCAAGTCCGAGCCAAATTTCGGATTTTGCCCTCCCTTTTATAACTGCGAATCGAAACCAAGAAACTATTAATTATCCTAAGAATGAAAACAATTTGGTAATAGACTCTTTCAATAACTCAATAGACTCAAATATCTCAAACAGTCATTTTCCAAAAACAGTAGATCCCTTAATAATTCCCCCTTCCCAACTGTCACCTTCACCCCAAGGTGTTAAACTGAGCTTTCAAGGAGGAACTTCTTTAACCATACCCTATTCTCAATTAGCTTTATTAAGGAAAAAGTCACCCTATTTTAAAAGTCTTTGGTCGGGACATTTTCAAGAAACGCTTCAAGGTCCCCTTGCTATAACAGAAAAAAAATTTACTAACTTACTACAGTGCTTAATGGATGCTAACTTTAAACTGTCGGTAGAAGACATTCCTTGTTCCATTGCATTAGCCCACTATTACCAATTAACAGATGTGGTAGAAAACTTAGAAAAACAGCTGATTAAAATCTATCAATCAGAGGAAGATGCTCTATTTAATTCGAACGAAGAAAGTCTCATAGAATTAAAAGAGCTATTAAATTTTGCACGTCTGTATCAGTTAAATAATTTAATAAATTATTTAGAGTTCACAGTGGTAAGTGGCTTATTAAACAATACTTCTCATGTGAACGAATTTGAGAAAATTTTAAATCATTTTTCAACTGACATAGAAGAACTCAATCTTTCAGGAAAAGATTTTTTTACAGAGGCTCATTTTTTAGCCTTAAAAAATTGTAAAAATTTAAAAGTGCTGTGTCTAAAAATATTCTACACTCCCATAGATACCGGATTAGCCCATTTGACGTCTTTAACGGCTTTACAAAACTTAGATCTCAGTGAATGCTATCTGCTTAAGGATACTGGGTTAGCTCATTTGTCATCTTTAACCGCTTTACAGTATTTAGATTTAAGTGGCTGTGACGATCTTACGGATGCTGGATTAGCCCATTTAACACCTTTAGTCTCCTTGCAACATTTAGATTTAAGTAAATGTGAAAATCTCACTGGCGATGGATTAGCCCATTTGACACCTTTAGTCGCTTTGCGACACTTAGGTTTGAGTGATTGTAGAAATCTCACGGATGCTGGATTAGCACATTTAACACCCTTAACGGCTTTAAAGCATTTAGATTTAAGTGAGTGTAAAAATCTCACTGACGATGGACTAGTGCATTTATCTTCCTTAGTCGCTTTGCAATATTTATCTCTAAAACTGTGTGAAAATCTCACCGATGCTGGATTAGCCCATTTAACATCCTTAACGGCTTTAGAGCATTTGGATTTAGGTTTGGATTTCGGTTATTGCCAGAATCTCACTGACGATGGGTTAGCCCATTTGTCGTCCTTAACAGCTTTAAAGCATTTAGATCTAAGTTGGCGTGAAAATCTCACGGATGCTGGATTAGCCCATTTAACATCCTTAACGGCTTTAAAACATTTAGACTTAAGTTGGTGTGAAAATCTCACGGATGAGGGATTGGCCTATTTGACGCCCCTAGTTGCTTTACAGTATTTGAGTTTAAAGGGCAGTGACATCACTGATGAAGGATTAGAACATCTGGCACACTTAAGTGCTTTACGGCATTTAAGTTTGAATGACTGCCGTAGGATCTACCATGGCTATGGATTAGCGCACTTGACAACTTTAGTGAATTTAGAGCATCTAGACTTAAGTGGCTGTTATTCGCTTTCTAGTTTTAAATTAATTTTCTTATCATCTTTAGTGAATTTACAGCATTTAAATCTAAGTGGGTGTTTTGGTCTTTATCACGATGGATTAGAAGATTTGACTCCTTTAATGAATTTGCAGTATTTAGATTTAAGTTCGTGTATAAATCTGACGGATAAGGGGCTGGCATATTTGACCTCTTTAGTAGGTCTAGGTTTACAACATTTAGATCTAAGTGGGTGTAAAGAAATCACTGACACCGGATTGGCACATTTAACCTCTTTAGTAGGCTTGGAGTACTTAGATTTAAGTTGGTGTGAAAATCTCACGGATAAGGGGTTGGCATATTTAACCTCCTTCGCAGGTTTAAAGTATTTAAATCTAAAGGGATGTAAAAAGATTACTGATGCTGGATTAGCACATTTGACCTCCTTAGTGACTTTACAGCGTTTGAATTTAAGTGAATGTGTAAATCTTACTGATACTGGATTGGCACATTTAGTTTCCCTAGTAAATTTACAGGATTTAGAGCTACGAGAATGTAAAAGCATTACAGACACTGGGTTGGCTCATTACATACAAAATCAACAAATAATCTATCGTTAAAAGAAGGTAAAAAAAAGTAGTGTCAATTGAGCGAACGTTCTGCGTATGAGAATATTATGTGGATGTTTAAACACTTCGACATTATAGCTCAACACTATAGAGATCATAAAAGAGTTTTTTGCTTGAGGTTTAACCTTATAGAACAAATTTATTATTGAAAACTTCAAAATCAAGAGAATGTTCAAAAATTTCTTACTCTCTTTAGTATTGTCCTAAAAATTCTGATGTATAAAATAGCTTCACTTGTCGGTGTGTCATATTCATAATCTTTACTAATCTAGGATATTTCCCAAGCCAAGCAAATACCTACTCAACCACACAAAGGTTTAGGCAATATTTTAAAGCTCCTATCTATGCGTTTGACGACTTTCAAAGACAGCCAAAGAAATCTTTACGTCATCTCTTGTACATTTACCAGCAACCCAAATGATCTTCATTTTTCTCTTTGAATTCTTCCAGTTATCCAAAAGGCCCTGCATCTCCCTCTCTATCTTCGAGATTGGCAGCTGTCACAAACGCACGAGCTATTAGCCTTCATTATCAACCAATATATGCCGCTTTCAAGCTTTAATTTTCTTTCTGCCATCGAAGCTTTTGAAGTTCCCTTTTCTGTCGTTTTCACTGACTGACTGTCGGCTACCACTCCAGAAGGATCTTCATTTCTATCTAGCTTTTGCCGAAGCTTCTTTTATAAAATATCATTCATTTTTTAAAAAGACCGTAGTATGCCCATTTCAAGAACTGCACATAAATGCTTCTCCAAGGGGGAAATCCTAGGTCATCTGTCCAGTAATTACTGCATTCAATATTTCTCTTTTAAAGACTTTAAGAAGAAATGCTCCCCTTTAGATATCTTTGTCTGGAATAGAGACTCGATTGAATCCCATTCCTCCAAAAGCTCAGCAAGGTATTTTTTTCCATCGCTGCCATTTGCCAAGCTAATTTGAATTGGTTACAACACATTCAAATTCTAGGTTTTTTTGAACACTCTCTAATACTAAACATTTTTTATAAAAATAAAACAAAGGGCGTTGTTAATCAAAAATATTCCATCGATAGCTAATAGAATTAAAGTTTTTTAGGTCTACTTAGTGAATACTTACTTATTTTAGCAATTTATAAATTCCAGTCTGTTATAAAATAAACTTCAACAAGGAGGATTTTTTACGAAAACAAACGCAAAAAGATGTTTAATCTAAAATCTATTAATTTTTTACAAGCTATTTATATAAAATTTATTTATTTTTTATTGAAGCATATTTAATGTAAGTTGCAAATAACTAATTTATTAAAAAATTTGTTGCAGCTGCTACTAGAAATCCTAAAACTTTAATTTCAAACCCATTAGACGTCGTTGCATGAATTTTTCTAGGCATCAGTCTTGATATCACGCCAAATACTCCCTCAATAAATTTTCTAATGTGCTTCAAATTTACAAAATCATGTAAATCGATTGAACGAAGAGAATTAGATTTTGGCTCCACTATGAGCTTGATGTTTTCTATCTTTTCAAGCATGTCTTGATGCTTATAATCGACATAGGCAGAATCTCCATAAATCTTACTGCCTGCGGGTAAGTTTCGTTCCATGTATTTAAAAGGAACAGCATCATGCTCTCTGCCTGGACAAAGGATAACTCTAAAAGGGCACCCATCTTGAGAAGCTAAGACTGTTACTTTCAATCCATAAAAATATTCTCGCTTACTAGCATTATACCCTCTAAATTCCTCTCCTCGATAAATTCTACAATTTTGAATTCTTATATTTCTACAAACAGAAACAGGAAATGCATCAACAATATATTCAAAAGGTAATTTTCCAAAGTTTTTTAATTTTTGAATAAACTCAAGAATTTCCTCCCACCATTTCATGGGTATTTGATGAATTCTTCTATTTAATGCGCTCTTACTCAGTTTATTCATGATATATCTATGCTCAATAAGAAATTTTCGGGACGTTTCCATATTTCCGTAAAAAAATCTCATTCCTACTAAATTTATCAACATAATTTCCGAAGTAGACAGTTTTGTATTTGGCCAATCTTTGTATCCAATCGAAAGGATGTAGTCGTCTAAAAGGCAATAAAGTGCTATAATTTGTTCTTCCATGGCTTCAATCCTTGTTATTTGTTCCACAAAAACAATTTAAGGATCTGAGGCCTTTTTATTTACATCTAAATTTTATTTTAACTTAGTTATTTGCAACTTACATTATTTATAAAAATTAAATTTGCACTGATGTTTTTTATAATATCCCTAAATCACTTAATTTAATATAAAATCAATTAAATATATAAAATATACTGTATTTCAATCTCTACTTAAAATAGCTTCAGTATTTTTAATAATATTTCTTTCTTTATCTAAAAAATCCTCATCTGAATCTGCCAGTTTTATTTGAGTATATAAATTTTTCACCCCTAAATAAATACTATGTAGTGCGTGACATTCTACAAGTTCGATTGGCTTTAATGCTCGATTTTGCAGTTTTTCGCCAGCCAATTGTTTTAGTCGTTCAGAAACAGTATCAAGAGTAGCTTGTAAATATTCTATATGTTTCTTACTTAAAGCTGACTGAGGATTTAATAGACTTTCTTTTGGATAAGTAAGAAGATCAATGAAAGCTTCTCCCAATAAGACTTTATATCCTCTACTGCCATCTGATTTATATTTTATTTCAGATTCCGAAAACTTATCCATTGTTTGATTAAAAAACTCTGGTAAGTGTCTTGTTTCTGACATTTCTAAAGAAGAAAGATGGCTTAAAAGAATAAGATTCGTATAAATGAAATAAAAGTTATCATTTATTTCTTTATTATCAAATTTTTCCTGCAATAAATTTTTAACCATTTCCTGATCAACTTTCTCATTTGCTTGGACTGTGTTTAAAAAAGGCTCAACATTTTTATTGAATAATTCTAAACGATCTTCCACTTCTTTTTGACTTAGATCTAATCCAAGCCTTGTCTTAAAAAGTGTGGATAGATAGCTAACATCCCAAGAAACTATTCCAGGGAAAGGGACTAAATGCGCGGCTTGAGGCGAAGCAACAAATCCTTTCCCAAATAACCAAAGGTAAAAGTGCTTCGACTTGTTTGCAAACATGTTGGCATTTTATTGAAAAATCATCCTCAAATTCATGCGCACCCTGAACCTTTCTATATAAAGGTTTTGCAGGTTTAGTAACCTTTTCCGAACTTTTTTGACTTTGATGAAGAGATGTACCTAAACTTTTTTCAATCTCACCTGTTTGATTTGTAATATGATGAGTTAAAAAGTCATTTAAAACTAATTTGATTTCACCTAATTGCTCCTCAGATAAATGATCCTTTACTAGTTCGAACATGTCAAAAACTCTAACAGCAAAGTCTCGATGGCTTTCTAAAAGTTTGGGAAAACGTTCTTGAGAATGAACAAGGTAATGGCCTAAAAAAATATCTACAAATTTTTGAACTTGCTCAACACCACCAGTTAATAATTCAGAGATGTTGTTTTTTTCTTTTTCCATAAGTTCGTTAAAAAAACTTTCTAAAATATCAGCCTTTTTTCCTTTTAATTCTTTTAATAAATTTGTTAGGTCTTCAATCTCTTTTTTAATCTTAGTTTCTTGTTTCAATTCTTTTTCTATTTCAACCACATTTTTATTGATAAAACTCCGATAAACTCCCAAAGAACCCTCTGAGAAAGAAAATGAATTAAGCTTTGATACAATTTCTTGGGCAGTCGTCTCCTTACCAGAATTAGGAAGTAGATTAAATAAATTTTTAAATTGTTCTTCGAATACGGGTGCTGTTCCGTTTGCCATTGGTTCTGTCAACGCCAAAAGAGGTTTTAAATATTCTTCAATGTATGTTTTTAGAGCAACACAATCATCTATAGTAATAATTTCTACATCTTTTTTTCTGTTTAGTCTCTCTCTGAGTTCATTAATTATTCCCAGTACCTGAGATTGAATAGAGGGAATAACCTTATCTGCTAGTGTTTCCAAAGCGTCTTTATAAGCGACAGGATCACGGCTAGCATTAATTAAAATTTCTTTAATCTCTTGAATAAAATCAGGATATCTTTCTAAATTTCCCTCTTCTATTTCCTGGAAAATTTTCATGTAAGGAGGACAAGTTTCATCGAACTCTTGCTGAACTTGATTCAATTTGCCGAGATAAGCCGCTGAAGCTTCTTCGAAAGATGTTTTAATTGTTTTGAATTGCTTTATAGAATCGTCTAAATTTTCGACTTTTTTTCCTTGAAGAGCAGTATTAATACCTTTTAAAATCGTTTCAATGTTTTTTGGTAAAGCACCCTTAATTGATTTCACATGCTTGCTTAGTTTTTGAATAGTGCCTGGTATTATTCTTTTAAGATTGTTATAGCCTTTTTCAAATTCACTATGTTCTGTTTTTAAAAATTCGATCTCCTCTG
This window contains:
- a CDS encoding helix-turn-helix domain-containing protein, whose protein sequence is MSKFFKELKEGLEEAFAYAQGKITLKSEIIEIPDAPADYKAQDIKRIRKKCHYSQVVFAKILNVSPRTIQSWESGQRVPSHVALRLLEIVDKGIYRPQVYRKTF
- a CDS encoding integrase core domain-containing protein; this translates as MQEAQNLAKKWREDYNKWRPHSALDGLSPKEFRKTYELKTINA
- a CDS encoding BTB/POZ domain-containing protein encodes the protein MYHLKMIQLIRVVILNIQNIRSNLSHFIVNTDTHFYIRSNDHLKFSERIVLLCKTIFQCFLNLFFNYLKKDQLQSQWREVFWGQKEFVISNLAPTQSESGTFLSSPSQISDFALPFITANRNQETINYPKNENNLVIDSFNNSIDSNISNSHFPKTVDPLIIPPSQLSPSPQGVKLSFQGGTSLTIPYSQLALLRKKSPYFKSLWSGHFQETLQGPLAITEKKFTNLLQCLMDANFKLSVEDIPCSIALAHYYQLTDVVENLEKQLIKIYQSEEDALFNSNEESLIELKELLNFARLYQLNNLINYLEFTVVSGLLNNTSHVNEFEKILNHFSTDIEELNLSGKDFFTEAHFLALKNCKNLKVLCLKIFYTPIDTGLAHLTSLTALQNLDLSECYLLKDTGLAHLSSLTALQYLDLSGCDDLTDAGLAHLTPLVSLQHLDLSKCENLTGDGLAHLTPLVALRHLGLSDCRNLTDAGLAHLTPLTALKHLDLSECKNLTDDGLVHLSSLVALQYLSLKLCENLTDAGLAHLTSLTALEHLDLGLDFGYCQNLTDDGLAHLSSLTALKHLDLSWRENLTDAGLAHLTSLTALKHLDLSWCENLTDEGLAYLTPLVALQYLSLKGSDITDEGLEHLAHLSALRHLSLNDCRRIYHGYGLAHLTTLVNLEHLDLSGCYSLSSFKLIFLSSLVNLQHLNLSGCFGLYHDGLEDLTPLMNLQYLDLSSCINLTDKGLAYLTSLVGLGLQHLDLSGCKEITDTGLAHLTSLVGLEYLDLSWCENLTDKGLAYLTSFAGLKYLNLKGCKKITDAGLAHLTSLVTLQRLNLSECVNLTDTGLAHLVSLVNLQDLELRECKSITDTGLAHYIQNQQIIYR
- a CDS encoding type II toxin-antitoxin system death-on-curing family toxin; its protein translation is MIFLSVEEVILIHDHLVSEYGGLHGIRDMGLLVSAIEMPKTTMFGEYLHESTFDKASAYLFHIVCNHAFLDGNKRTGAAATLIFLSQNDCKIKYDMREFEEMVCKVAQGLFSKEKISNFLKHQDK
- a CDS encoding IS982-like element ISPasp3 family transposase encodes the protein MEEQIIALYCLLDDYILSIGYKDWPNTKLSTSEIMLINLVGMRFFYGNMETSRKFLIEHRYIMNKLSKSALNRRIHQIPMKWWEEILEFIQKLKNFGKLPFEYIVDAFPVSVCRNIRIQNCRIYRGEEFRGYNASKREYFYGLKVTVLASQDGCPFRVILCPGREHDAVPFKYMERNLPAGSKIYGDSAYVDYKHQDMLEKIENIKLIVEPKSNSLRSIDLHDFVNLKHIRKFIEGVFGVISRLMPRKIHATTSNGFEIKVLGFLVAAATNFLIN